From the Hippocampus zosterae strain Florida chromosome 13, ASM2543408v3, whole genome shotgun sequence genome, the window AGaacattttactttgaatgcttTCACAGAAAAAAGCACAAGTGAAACAAAAACGCGGGGCTTGTGACATGCCTAAAGTTTCACAACATAGTTATATTACATTTGTGTGGACTATTTCCAAATTGGGTTTAGATGACCcgtggaaatgattttttttttaaaaacctgtaAAAGCATTGTCGGCTGTCTGAAAGTAACTTTGAGCACGAAAATAAGTTTCAAGACCACTGACGGTGTCCAAACAGCAGCTGAAGACATGATCGCCACCACCAAAGTCCCAcattgtataaaaataaaatcagtctTTATATTCGGTGTACTTCTTGGCCGAGCCCTGCACTTTGCTTGCGGGGTACTTGAGTCTGTTCAAGGCCATTTTACGGAGGACAGCTTGGGGCAGGTCTACGCGGCATTTCTCGGCTAGCTCCACCAGGTAGATGAAGACGTCGCTCAGCTCATGGGCCAGTTGCTCCCGCTCCGAGTCGCTCCAGTCGGGCAGGCCTTCGGCCACCTCGCCCTTCCACTGGAAGAGCTCCGAGACCTCGCCTACTTCGCCCACCATTGCCAAGAGGAGGTTGCGCGGCTGGTGGAACTTGTTCCAATCGCGCTCGTCGGTGAACTCGGCCTGCATGCGACGGATGTCCTCCACGCTCGGCTGCGGGCTGAATGTGAAGCGATTCTCCTCACCCGAGGTACCGGCATGTGACGCGGTCCCGTTCACCGGACCGTTGTCGCAT encodes:
- the dctpp1 gene encoding glutamyl-tRNA(Gln) amidotransferase subunit B, mitochondrial, giving the protein MMATNGKTCDNGPVNGTASHAGTSGEENRFTFSPQPSVEDIRRMQAEFTDERDWNKFHQPRNLLLAMVGEVGEVSELFQWKGEVAEGLPDWSDSEREQLAHELSDVFIYLVELAEKCRVDLPQAVLRKMALNRLKYPASKVQGSAKKYTEYKD